One Rosa chinensis cultivar Old Blush chromosome 5, RchiOBHm-V2, whole genome shotgun sequence genomic region harbors:
- the LOC112168274 gene encoding putative anthocyanidin reductase, giving the protein MEGLESEGNRNGAPAVYCVTGATGYIGSWLVKTLLERGHTVHATVRDPAKCLHLLSLWAGTDRLRLFRADLQEEGSFDEAVKGCDGVFHVAASMQFSIPVEENIEAYVQSNIIDPAIKGTLDLLKSCVKSGTVNRVVLTSSISTMTAKDSSGNPISVVDESCKTPVDRVWDEKASGWVYALSKILTEEAAFRFASENGVKLVSVITCNVGGPFLTSNVPSSIRVLLSPLTGDSELYGILTAVNARMGSIVLVHIEDICNAHIFLMENNAAEGRYICAAKSIPMSELVLYLAQAFPSSNSQRCRVVVEEEQNNPAPSEISSKKLSDLGFNYKHGVEDIIHQSVSSCLDFGLLPRTGNCN; this is encoded by the exons ATGGAGGGTTTAGAATCTGAGGGCAATAGAAATGGAGCTCCGGCAGTTTACTGTGTCACCGGAGCCACTGGTTATATCGGGTCTTGGTTGGTGAAGACTCTTCTTGAAAGAGGCCACACGGTTCATGCCACAGTCCGAGATCCTG CCAAGTGTTTGCACCTTCTATCATTGTGGGCCGGCACTGACCGGTTGAGATTATTCCGAGCTGATTTGCAAGAAGAAGGAAGCTTCGACGAGGCTGTTAAGGGATGCGATGGCGTGTTTCACGTTGCAGCATCAATGCAATTCAGTATTCCTGTGGAAGAGAACATTG AGGCTTatgttcaatcaaatatcatcGACCCTGCAATCAAAGGAACCTTGGACCTCCTCAAATCCTGTGTGAAATCGGGTACCGTGAATAGGGTTGTGCTTACCTCTTCTATCAGTACTATGACTGCCAAAGATAGCAGTGGAAATCCAATCTCTGTTGTTGACGAATCTTGCAAAACTCCAGTTGATCGTGTCTGGGATGAGAAAGCAAGTGGATGG GTTTATGCTCTTTCAAAGATCCTCACAGAGGAAGCAGCATTTAGATTTGCAAGTGAGAATGGGGTTAAGCTTGTTTCAGTAATAACATGTAATGTTGGAGGACCATTTCTTACTTCCAATGTTCCATCAAGCATTCGAGTTCTTTTGTCACCATTGACAG GTGACTCTGAGCTCTATGGGATATTAACTGCTGTAAATGCAAGAATGGGATCAATTGTATTAGTTCACATTGAGGACATATGCAATGCCCACATTTTTTTAATGGAGAATAATGCAGCAGAAGGAAGATATATATGTGCTGCCAAAAGTATTCCAATGTCTGAGTTGGTTCTTTATCTAGCTCAGGCATTTCCTTCCTCAAATTCACAGAG ATGCAGGGTTGTGGTGGAGGAAGAACAGAATAATCCAGCACCCTCTGAGATATCTTCAAAGAAGCTAAgtgatttgggttttaattacAAGCATGGTGTAGAAGATATTATTCACCAGTCAGTTTCTTCTTG